A genome region from Danio aesculapii chromosome 2, fDanAes4.1, whole genome shotgun sequence includes the following:
- the and2 gene encoding actinodin2: protein MARLVKIFAMALMIVFVSDFLSAGPVKRNEEVDGASEVKTDSESHIRKRRNIAFYRTQPDFWGWYKYFMETNNQEGIEDLDRMYRVYLQNKHRVEEGPNFNHYLTHLSQIYKTCANSDDPDCIAESTSKPKAKIVMPLPVRQATVAVCNPYLDPYCLYAIRPKAAEEPSPAPAKVPAPIMSPLFPLPLKAPLAHYYYAPVMEPFLSAEQRAELLRICNPSDTECLQYHLRAAYGYRPSLGPLPSYSHLGCDPTKDPYCQPKLVARSPSGLYHLYPSCNPATDPLCVANVVAPAAQTAESAEAPKDKLCNPLFEEGCNPLTAAKLAALNKPVLEYAPRDEPAPLNLACDPRYDPYCLIGGTAALRKPPPVLPEFQTRHNLGVRGKTKEGYDCYMFYDKDCTPVENQDLMSSAVSSKPDCHPYDPNCGRFAAQPSTGAEPAKTVKNGIIEPHPDCDPEIDYNCRLRRSKSAGDEPAQQEQGHGNPLPEHVAPEYPVPRFEDFLRAYMGGYKK, encoded by the exons ATGGCCAGACTTGTTAAGATATTTGCAATGGCTCTCATGATCGTCTTCGTGTCAG ACTTCTTGAGTGCTGGTCCTGTAAAGCGTAATGAAGAAGTGGATG GTGCTTCTGAGGTGAAAACAGACAGCGAGTCTCATATCCGCAAGAGGAGGAATATTGCCTTCTACAGAACTCAACCTGATTTCTGGGGCTGGTATAAATACTTCATGGAGACCAACAACCAGGAGGGA ATTGAGGACTTGGATCGGATGTACCGTGTTTACCTGCAGAACAAGCACAGAGTAGAAGAGGGTCCCAATTTCAACCATTACCTCACTCACttgagtcaaatttacaaaaCCTGTGCCAACTCTGATGACCCTGATTGCATTGCAGAGTCCACCAGCAAACCTAAAGCTAAGATTGTCATGCCTCTACCTGTGAGGCAAGCTACTGTGGCAGTGTGCAACCCTTACCTTGACCCTTACTGCCTCTACGCCATCAGACCAAAAGCTGCAGAAGAGCCTTCACCTGCCCCAGCAAAGGTCCCTGCTCCAATTATGTCACCTCTGTTCCCGCTGCCCCTGAAAGCACCTCTAGCCCATTATTACTATGCTCCAGTCATGGAGCCATTTTTGTCAGCTGAGCAGAGAGCAGAGCTGTTGCGCATTTGCAACCCTTCAGACACAGAGTGTCTGCAATATCACCTACGTGCTGCTTACGGCTACAGGCCTTCACTCGGCCCTCTGCCTTCTTACTCTCACCTTGGATGTGATCCTACCAAAGATCCTTACTGTCAGCCCAAGCTTGTAGCCAGATCTCCCTCAGGTTTGTATCACCTGTACCCTTCCTGTAATCCCGCTACTGACCCTCTTTGTGTTGCCAATGTTGTTGCACCTGCAGCTCAAACCGCTGAGAGTGCCGAAGCACCAAAAGACAAGCTCTGCAACCCTTTGTTTGAAGAAGGCTGTAACCCCCTTACAGCTGCCAAGCTAGCGGCTCTCAATAAGCCTGTCCTGGAATATGCTCCAAGAGATGAGCCTGCACCTCTCAACCTGGCCTGTGACCCTCGTTACGACCCGTATTGTCTGATAGGTGGAACCGCTGCTCTCAGGAAGCCCCCTCCAGTTCTCCCAGAGTTCCAGACCCGTCACAATCTAGGTGTCCGTGGAAAGACCAAAGAAGGTTATGACTGCTATATGTTTTACGATAAGGACTGCACCCCAGTGGAGAACCAGGATCTGATGTCCAGTGCTGTCAGTTCCAAGCCAGACTGCCACCCATATGACCCCAACTGTGGTAGGTTTGCCGCTCAGCCATCCACTGGAGCAGAGCCAGCTAAAACAGTCAAGAATGGCATCATTGAGCCCCATCCTGACTGTGACCCAGAAATTGATTACAACTGCCGCCTGCGCCGGTCAAAATCTGCAGGTGATGAGCCGGCCCAGCAAGAACAAGGTCATGGCAACCCTCTCCCTGAACACGTGGCTCCTGAATATCCTGTTCCAAGATTTGAGGACTTCCTCAGAGCATACATGGGTGGCTACAAAAAATGA